Proteins encoded together in one Vigna angularis cultivar LongXiaoDou No.4 chromosome 5, ASM1680809v1, whole genome shotgun sequence window:
- the LOC128196649 gene encoding LRR receptor-like serine/threonine-protein kinase ERL1 translates to WYRNEVSGFLFELQVQFLFELESCTSGIDRDLQGNKLTGQIPDEIGNCTALIHLDLSHNLLYGDIPFSISKLKQLVFLNLKSNQLTGPIPSTLTQIPNLKTLDLTRNRLTGEIPRLFYWNEVLQYLGLRENMLNGTLSPDICQLTGLWYFDVRGNNLTGTIPDSIGNCTNFDVLNLSYNQISGEIPYNIGFLRLSTLSLRGNRLTGKIPEVIGLMQALGNLKELLLETFGSVKVRSEKVLARKDLSTCTVPVDNTIHSEKCISRFKSETMTAKFEIEKFNGNNFSLWKLKIRAILRKDNCLDAIEDRRAEISDEKWKEMDDNAVANLHLAMADSVLSSIAEKKTAKEIWDTLIKLYEVKSLHTRIFLKRKLYTLRMSEFTPVTEHINNLNTLFAQLTASDFNIVENERAELLLQSLPDSYDQLIINITNNNIVGRLSFEDVAGAILEEESRRKNKEDRTESSKQVEALTMMRGRSTERGSSGSQNHGRSKSRGRKNFKCYNCGMRGHLKKDCWHKKSGGKNFEASSSQGCVAKTSEDGEILYSEAEGSSKGRRQLSDAWIVDSGATWHMTSHRDWFHTYEPVSGGSVFMGNDHALEIGGIGTVKIKMYDGTIRTLQGVRHVKGLKKNLLSVGQLDDLGYTCCWEIRCKIAVPPELGNLSRLNYLQLNDNKLVGQIPDELVKLEHLFQLNLANNHLEGSIPLNISSCTALNNFNVYGNHLSGSIPLSFSSLQSLTYLNLSANNFKGSIPVELGHIINLDTLDLSSNNFSGHVPGSVGYLEHLLTLNLSHNSLQGPLPAEFGNLKSIQIIDISFNHLLGSIPPEIGQLQNLVSLILNNNDLRGKIPDQLTNCLSLNFLNVSYNNLSGVIPLMKNFSQFSADSFIGNPLLCGNRLGSTCDPYIPKSRVVFSRAAVLCLVGTIILLVLVTVALYISSQFMKLIKGSRGTEQGPSILVILHMSLASHTIDDIMRVTENLSEKYIVGYGASGTVYKCVLQNSRPIAIKRLYNQHQHNSREFETELETIGSIRHRNLVTLYGYALTPNGNLLFYDYMENGSLWDLLHGPLETVELDWKARLKIAVGASEGLAYLHHDCNPKIIHRDIKSSNILIDENFEARLSDFGIAKCMSNSRTQLTSVVGTIGYIDPEYARSCRLNEKSDVYSFGIILLELLTGKKAVDNDSNLHHLILSKADNNTIMETVDPEVSITCMDLTHVKKTFQLALLCTKGNPSERPTMREVARVLASLLPASPSNIFAPPSMHSI, encoded by the exons TGGTACAGAAACGAGGTTTCTGGCTTCCTTTTTGAACTTCAAGTTCAATTCCTTTTTGAACTTGAATCATGCACTTCTGGCATTGACAGAGACCTGCAGGGGAATAAACTCACTGGTCAAATTCCGGATGAAATTGGGAATTGTACTGCACTTATTCATCT GGATTTGTCTCATAATCTGCTATATGGTGATATACCTTTCTCCATATCAAAACTGAAGCAGCTTGTGTTTCT GAATTTAAAGAGTAATCAGTTGACTGGTCCTATCCCTTCAACTTTAACTCAAATTCCTAACTTGAAGACTCT CGATCTTACACGAAATAGACTCACTGGTGAGATTCCAAGGCTATTCTATTGGAATGAAGTCCTGCAGTACCT TGGGTTGCGAGAAAACATGTTGAATGGAACTCTGTCGCCTGATATCTGTCAATTAACTGGTTTGTGGTATTT TGATGTGAGAGGCAATAATTTGACTGGCACCATACCTGACAGCATTGGAAACTGCACAAATTTTGACGTCCT GAATCTGTCATATAACCAGATTTCTGGGGAGATTCCCTATAATATCGGATTTCTTCGACTATCTACTTT GTCACTTCGAGGAAATAGACTAACTGGTAAGATTCCGGAAGTCATTGGTTTAATGCAAGCCCTTGGCAATTT AAAAGAGTTATTACTGGAAACGTTTGGTAGTGTGAAAGTGCGGTCTGAGAAAgttctggctaggaaagacttg TCTACCTGTACTGTACCAGTAGACAATACTATTCATAGTGAGAAGTGCATAAGCCGGTTCAAGAGTGAAACCATGACAGCAAAATTTGAGATAGAAAAGTTCAACGGAAATAATTTTTCCTTGTGGAAACTGAAGATAAGGGCAATTTTGAGAAAAGACAACTGTCTGGATGCAATTGAAGACAGACGTGCAGAAATTTCTGATGAAAAATGGAAAGAGATGGATGACAACGCGGTTGCCAATTTGCACCTAGCAATGGCAGATTCAGTTCTGTCTAGTATAGCAGAGAAGAAGACTGCAAAGGAGATTTGGGATACTCTCATTAAACTGTACGAGGTCAAGTCACTTCACACTagaattttcttaaaaagaaaactctaTACTCTTCGAATGAGTGAGTTCACGCCAGTGACGGAACACATCAACAATCTGAATACATTATTTGCTCAGCTCACCGCGTCAGATTTCAACATAGTAGAAAATGAACGTGCAGAGCTACTACTTCAGAGTTTACCAGATTCATATGATCAACTCATCATCAACATTACAAATAACAACATTGTTGGTCGTTTATCCTTTGAAGATGTTGCTGGAGctattcttgaagaagaatccaGGCGAAAGAATAAGGAAGACAGGACAGAAAGTTCGAAGCAAGTAGAAGCTTTAACGATGATGAGAGGAAGATCAACGGAACGTGGCTCCAGTGGGAGTCAAAATCATGGTAGATCAAAGTCTCGAGGAAGAAAGAATTTTAAATGCTACAATTGTGGCATGAGGGGGCATCTGAAAAAAGATTGTTGGCACAAGAAGAGTGGAGGAAAGAACTTCGAAGCATCAAGCTCTCAAGGCTGTGTTGCAAAAACTTCTGAAGATGGAGAAATCCTGTATAGTGAAGCAGAAGGTAGTTCTAAAGGCAGAAGACAACTTTCTGATGCCTGGATAGTAGACTCAGGCGCGACATGGCATATGACTTCACACCGAGATTGGTTTCACACTTATGAACCTGTCTCAGGAGGATCTGTGTTCATGGGGAATGATCATGCCTTAGAAATTGGAGGGATTGGTACCGTCAAAATCAAAATGTATGATGGTACAATACGCACTCTTCAAGGAGTTCGACATGTGAAGGGATTGAAGAAGAACCTCTTGTCTGTTGGACAATTGGATGACCTTGG CTATACATGTTGTTGGGAGATACGTTGCAAGATCGCAGTACCTCCAGAACTTGGCAATTTGTCAAGACTAAACTACCT GCAATTGAATGACAATAAACTAGTTGGCCAAATTCCGGATGAACTTGTGAAGCTCGAACACTTGTTTCAATT GAATCTTGCCAATAATCATCTTGAAGGATCTATTCCACTTAACATTAGCTCCTGTACGGCCTTGAATAATTT TAATGTGTATGGAAATCATTTAAGTGGTTCCATTCCTTTGAGCTTTAGCAGCCTCCAGAGCTTGACTTACTT AAACCTTTCTGCAAACAATTTCAAAGGGAGTATACCTGTTGAATTAGGCCACATAATAAATCTCGATACGTT agatCTATCTAGCAATAATTTTTCAGGACATGTTCCAGGGTCTGTTGGTTATCTTGAGCATCTTCTAACTTT GAACTTAAGCCATAATAGTCTTCAGGGTCCCTTGCCTGCTGAATTTGGGAACCTTAAAAGCATACAAATTAT CGATATCTCATTCAACCATCTGTTGGGTAGTATACCTCCAGAAATTGGTCAGCTGCAGAATCTTGTATCTCT GATTTTAAACAACAATGATTTGCGTGGGAAGATTCCAGACCAGCTTACAAATTGCTTAAGTCTTAACTTCCT gAATGTCTCATATAATAACTTATCCGGGGTCATTCCTCTAATGAAGAACTTCTCCCAGTTTTCAGCTGACAG CTTCATTGGAAATCCATTGTTATGCGGAAATCGGTTAGGATCCACATGTGATCCTTACATACCAAAATCCAGAG TGGTTTTCTCAAGGGCTGCAGTTCTTTGTCTAGTTGGTACCATCATATTATTGGTGCTGGTAACTGTTGCTCTCTACATATCAAGCCAATTCATGAAATTGATTAAAGGATCAAGGGGAACTGAACAAG GGCCATCCATACTTGTAATTCTTCATATGAGCTTGGCCAGCCACACCATTGATGATATCATGAGAGTTACTGAGAATCTCAGTGAGAAGTATATTGTAGGATATGGTGCCTCAGGTACCGTGTACAAGTGTGTTTTGCAGAATTCCCGGCCAATTGCAATTAAACGATTATACAACCAGCATCAACACAACTCAAGGGAGTTTGAGACAGAACTTGAAACTATTGGCAGCATCAGACACAGGAATCTTGTCACTCTGTATGGTTATGCTCTAACTCCTAATGGAAATCTTCTCTTCTATGACTATATGGAGAATGGCTCTCTATGGGATCTTCTACATG GTCCCTTGGAAACGGTAGAACTTGATTGGAAAGCACGCTTGAAGATTGCTGTGGGAGCTTCTGAAGGACTTGCTTACCTCCATCATGACTGCAATCCAAAAATAATTCATAGGGATATTAAGTCCTCCAATATCCTGATAGACGAGAATTTTGAAGCTCGTCTCTCTGATTTTGGCATTGCCAAATGTATGTCAAATTCAAGAACACAATTAACATCTGTGGTTGGAACAATAGGATATATAGACCCTGAGTATGCCAGAAGTTGTAGGTTGAATGAAAAATCTGACGTGTATAGCTTTGGTATTATTCTACTTGAGCTACTGACAGGAAAGAAAGCAGTGGATAATGATTCCAACTTACATCACTTG ATATTATCTAAGGCAGATAACAATACTATAATGGAGACTGTGGATCCTGAGGTGTCTATTACCTGCATGGATCTGACCCATGTTAAGAAGACCTTTCAGCTTGCACTTCTTTGCACAAAAGGAAACCCTTCTGAGAGGCCAACTATGCGTGAGGTTGCCAGGGTTTTGGCATCACTACTCCCAGCATCTCCCAGCAACATCTTTGCTCCTCCTTCAATGCACAGTATATAA